TATTCAGGTATCATACAGTATGCTTTCACAAATAATAAAGTATATTGGCTTTAGTGAAGAGTATCGGGTTCCGTCTTCGTACACATAACAATGATGAACAAAAATTAGAAACCTTAATTCACAGGAAAGGTGGTTATCGCTTGAGATGAGAAAGTTAACACCTGTTTTTTACATTTCATTCGTCCTTGCTTTACTTTTCATTGTATGGGGGGTCATTGCTCCCGATAACATTGAATATGTATTAGGTAACGTACAATCCGTTATTTCTGAATACCTCGGGTGGTTTTACCTGTTATCTGCAACGGCGTTCGTCATTTTTGCTATCTACCTTATTTTCAGCCCATATGGAAAAATTAAATTGGGTAAACCAGATGAGAAGCCGGAGTATAACTATTTTACTTGGTTTGCTTTTCTCTTCACTGCTGGCATGGGGATCGGTCTTGTATTCTGGGGCGTAGCAGAGCCTCTCTACCACTACTATGGACCGCCAACTGGTGAACCTGAAAGTGACGCAGCTGCAGCGGCTGCGCTTCGTTATTCGTTTTTCCACTGGGGTATTCACCCTTGGGCCATTTACTCTATAGTTGCATTAGCCCTTGCTTATTTTAAATTCCGCCATGACTCACCAGGTGTGGTAAGTGCTGCACTCCGCCCGGTGTTTGGTGATAAAGTGGACGGCCCTATTGGTACATTAATTAATGTATTAGTGGTTTTTGCAACCATTTTTGGGGTAGCTACATCTCTTGGTTTCGGTGCTGCCCAGGTTACTGGCGGTCTTAGTTACTCTCTTGGCTTTGTATCAAACAACATTGGAACACAAATCATCGTTATTGGTATCATCACAGTCCTTTATCTTATTTCAGCTGGAACAGGGTTAAATCGTGGTATCCGAATTCTTAGTATGACTAATATCGTTCTTGCGGTTGGACTTATGCTATTTTTGCTTGCAGTAGGGCCTACCGTGTACATTTTTGATGTATTTACAACCACGCTCGGCAGTTATCTCCAAAACTTGCCAAGCATGAGTTTTAGTACGGCAACTTTTATCGGAGACAGGGATTGGCTTGAAAGCTGGACAATTTTCTATTGGGCATGGTGGATCGCATGGTCTCCATTTGTTGGTACCTTTATCGCTCGAGTATCCCGCGGGCGGACGATTCGTGAGTTTGTACTTGGAGTACTTGCCGTTCCGACGTTATTCGGTGCAGTCTGGTTTTCTGTATTTGGAGCAACAGGAATATCTCTAGACAATGCGATGAACGGAATGCTGTATAGCATAATGAGTGAACAAGGGGAAGAGATTGCTTTATTTTCCTTATTAGAAAATTTCCCATTAGCGTCCATCATGATTACGCTTGCGATCTTGCTCATCGTTTCCTTCTTTGTTACATCTGCTGACTCTGCAACGTTCGTATTGGGGATGCAAACAACAAACGGAAGTTTAAACCCTCCAACCTCAGTAAAAATGGTATGGGGTGTGATTCAGTCTTCTGCAGCAGCGGTTCTATTGTATTTTGGCGGACTGGCAGGTCTTGAAATGGCAATGATCATTGCAGCCTTGCCATTCACTTTTGTGATGTTGTTAATGGTTGTATCTATTTTCAAAGCACTGAAAAGTGAGCGGCATATTCTGCAAACAGATAAAGCTGCTGTACAAGCAGAACGCAATCGCCTTCGTGAAGAAAAAGAACGCTTAAAAAAAGAAAAAGAAGAGCTGAAAAAACAAGTGAAATCCCCTAAAAATAGGTAAAACCTGAGCCCTCTATGGTTGTTAAAACAGTCATGGAGGGTTTGTTTTTAAATATATTTTTTATTTTAAGCTGATCCTGCATCTTTATTATAGAACAGTTTCTAAAGAAAAAGACAGTTAAATCGCTTCGTTTGGACTTTAAACCATTTTCCAATAATAAAGGCTGAACTAGAAACCAGCTAATCTCCTCCACTTTGACTGTAGTTGAAATTTTATACTTCATACTCATGTCTCTTCATTCAATTTTCTTCCTATTTCTCCTACTTTTTTTAGAATCAGAAACGTAAGCTTATCTTGCGAGTTACTGCCATATTTGAACTATCATATGAACAAAAGTACCACCTAGAAGAAGTTCAGCTAAGAACGTCACGTCCTGTGTGTAATGCAGAATCATCACTTCAGGTGTAAGTGAGTCTGTAACAACGCTGAACTGGCTTTCACAAGTGCCTCTTTGACATTTACGTCCGGAACAAGACACCCGAGGTTTTAGGAAATGTTCCTTCCGTCTTATAGGCTAGACGCAGATCAAAATTATGGAGATAGTTATCTTACCGCCGAGTCCTATAGCGGAAGACGTAGTTTTGCTTATACTTTGATCCTTTAACAAAGTTAAACTTTCCCAAGTATAAACAAAAAAGTGCCCTCCTTATATGGAGGACACTTCTCTATCCATTTGATTCAATTATTTTGTAATATGAATAGGTGTTCCTAGTGCAACTTCTGCTGTTTCCATTGTAATCTCGCCTAAGGTTGGATGTGCATGAATAGTCATTGCAAGATCTTCAGCAGTCATTCCTGCTTCAATCGCAAGACCTGCTTCTGCTATCATGTCAGAAGCATTTGGGCCGGCGATTTGTGCACCAATGACAAGTCCATCTTCTTTACGAGTAACCAGTTTCATAAAGCCTTCGGAATCGTTAAGTGAAAGAGCTCTTCCGTTAGCTTGGAATGGGAATTTCGCGCCTACAACATCATATCCTGCTTCTTTCGCATCACTTTCAGTGTACCCCACGCTTGCCAGTTCTGGTTCTGCAAAAACGACCATTGGAATGGCTAAGTAATCAATTTCAGAAGCTTCCCCGGAAATTGCTTCTGCTGCAATTTTGCCTTCATAAGAAGCTTTGTGTGCAAGCTGAGGACCATCAATGATATCACCGATTGCATAAATATTTTTATTACCTGTTCTGCATTGCTTGTCGACTTTGATTAAACCATTGTCTCCAATTTCAACACCGATTTGTTCTAGTCCAAGCTCATCGGTATTTGGCTTACGTCCTACTGATACAAGCACATAATCTGCATCAAATGTTTTTTCTTTTCCTTTAACTTCTGCTTTAATTTGTACGCCATTGTCTGTTTCTTCAACGGATTGAGCAAATGCTTGTGTTTCGAATTTCACGCCATTTTTCTTTAAACGGCGTTGTACAAGCTGTGCCATTTGTTTTTCAAAGCCGCCAAGGATACGTTTTTCACCTTCAAGCACGGTTACTTCTGAACCGAGGTTTGAATACGCTCCAGCAAGCTCAATTCCAATATAGCCGCCGCCGATTACTACCAGCTTCTCAGGAATTTCTTCAAGGTCAAGTGCACCAGTGGAGCTGATAACACGGCTGCTGTATTTAAAGTTTGGAAGTTCAACTGGACGAGAACCAGTGGCAACAATACAATTTTTAAACTTATATGTTTGAGAATTATATTCATCCGTTGACACTTTCACGGAATTTTCATCGGAAAAGTATGCTTCTCCTTGTACAATATTTACATTGTTTCCTTTAAGAAGTCCTTGAACTCCGCCAGTCAGCTTTTTGACTACACCGGCTTTCCATTCTTGGACTTTAGAAAAATCAACGTTCACATTTTCTGCTGTAATTCCCATTTCTTCTCCGCCAGATTTTGCTTCATGTGCACGATGCCCTGCTTGGATAAGTGCTTTTGAAGGAATACAGCCGATATTTAAACAAACGCCGCCGATATTTCCTTTTTCTACAATCGTTACTTTTTGTCCTAGCTGAGCTGCACGAATTGCTGCAACATAGCCCCCTGGTCCTGAACCTATAATGAGAGTATCCACTTCTTCTGCAAAATCTCCAACTACCATTCTTACCCCTCCATAACTAATAATTCTGGATCGTTCAATAAGCGTTTTACGTGGTTTAACGCATTTTGAGCTGTGACTCCATCAATAAGACGGTGGTCATAACTTAAGGATAATGCAAGCATAGGTGCGATGACAACTTCTCCATCACGAACAACGGCTTTTTCTTCAATTCTTCCAATACCCAAAATAGCTACTTCTGGATGGTTAATAACTGGTGTGAACCATTGGCCTTGAGCAGAGCCTACATTTGAAATCGTGCAGGAACCGCCTTTCATTTCATCAGAAGAAAGTTTGCCGTCACGCGCTTTGCCTGCAAGCTGATTAATTTCATCTGCAAGCATAAAGATAGATTTGCGGTCTGCGTCTTTTACTACTGGTACAACAAGTCCTTGCTCGGTATCAGCAGCAATACCTACATTATAATACTTTTTGTACACGATTTCTTCATTTTTATCATCGATAGAAGCATTTAATGCAGGGAATTCACGCAAAGCAGAAGTTAATGCTTTAACGACATATGGCAGATAAGTGAGCTTAATATCTTTTTCTGCTGCTACCGGCTTAAACTTCTTACGATTAGCAACAAGGTTTGCTACATCTACTTCATCCATGTGCGTTACGTGAGGTGCAGTCTGTTTAGAGTTCACCATTGCTTTTGCAATAGCTTTGCGAATACCTTTCATAGGTACGCGCTCTTCAAGAGCACCTGTATCTTGAGCTGCAGCTGGTGCAGATGTATCTTTTGGTGCTTCTTCTTTGGCAGCTGTATCTTCTGCCGC
This DNA window, taken from Alteribacillus bidgolensis, encodes the following:
- a CDS encoding glycine betaine uptake BCCT transporter, which codes for MRKLTPVFYISFVLALLFIVWGVIAPDNIEYVLGNVQSVISEYLGWFYLLSATAFVIFAIYLIFSPYGKIKLGKPDEKPEYNYFTWFAFLFTAGMGIGLVFWGVAEPLYHYYGPPTGEPESDAAAAAALRYSFFHWGIHPWAIYSIVALALAYFKFRHDSPGVVSAALRPVFGDKVDGPIGTLINVLVVFATIFGVATSLGFGAAQVTGGLSYSLGFVSNNIGTQIIVIGIITVLYLISAGTGLNRGIRILSMTNIVLAVGLMLFLLAVGPTVYIFDVFTTTLGSYLQNLPSMSFSTATFIGDRDWLESWTIFYWAWWIAWSPFVGTFIARVSRGRTIREFVLGVLAVPTLFGAVWFSVFGATGISLDNAMNGMLYSIMSEQGEEIALFSLLENFPLASIMITLAILLIVSFFVTSADSATFVLGMQTTNGSLNPPTSVKMVWGVIQSSAAAVLLYFGGLAGLEMAMIIAALPFTFVMLLMVVSIFKALKSERHILQTDKAAVQAERNRLREEKERLKKEKEELKKQVKSPKNR
- the lpdA gene encoding dihydrolipoyl dehydrogenase; this encodes MVVGDFAEEVDTLIIGSGPGGYVAAIRAAQLGQKVTIVEKGNIGGVCLNIGCIPSKALIQAGHRAHEAKSGGEEMGITAENVNVDFSKVQEWKAGVVKKLTGGVQGLLKGNNVNIVQGEAYFSDENSVKVSTDEYNSQTYKFKNCIVATGSRPVELPNFKYSSRVISSTGALDLEEIPEKLVVIGGGYIGIELAGAYSNLGSEVTVLEGEKRILGGFEKQMAQLVQRRLKKNGVKFETQAFAQSVEETDNGVQIKAEVKGKEKTFDADYVLVSVGRKPNTDELGLEQIGVEIGDNGLIKVDKQCRTGNKNIYAIGDIIDGPQLAHKASYEGKIAAEAISGEASEIDYLAIPMVVFAEPELASVGYTESDAKEAGYDVVGAKFPFQANGRALSLNDSEGFMKLVTRKEDGLVIGAQIAGPNASDMIAEAGLAIEAGMTAEDLAMTIHAHPTLGEITMETAEVALGTPIHITK
- a CDS encoding dihydrolipoamide acetyltransferase family protein; the protein is MAFEFKLPDIGEGIHEGEIVKWFVKPGDTVQEDDTLCEVQNDKAVVEIPSPVEGTVKDVKVDEGTTAIVGDVILTIDDGSEDTPEEESGDDSEKEEKQEEKQKTSEKKEEEKKEEAPAAEEDEGKRVIAMPSVRKYAREKGAAIQKVQGSGKNGRVLKEDVDAYLDGGQEAAEDTAAKEEAPKDTSAPAAAQDTGALEERVPMKGIRKAIAKAMVNSKQTAPHVTHMDEVDVANLVANRKKFKPVAAEKDIKLTYLPYVVKALTSALREFPALNASIDDKNEEIVYKKYYNVGIAADTEQGLVVPVVKDADRKSIFMLADEINQLAGKARDGKLSSDEMKGGSCTISNVGSAQGQWFTPVINHPEVAILGIGRIEEKAVVRDGEVVIAPMLALSLSYDHRLIDGVTAQNALNHVKRLLNDPELLVMEG